In Vibrio neptunius, the following are encoded in one genomic region:
- a CDS encoding TetR/AcrR family transcriptional regulator, with protein sequence MTERKQGRRSAQDAEKTKCAIMKVATALFCELGYERVSLRNISEKAGVSHSLIRHHFGSKEKIWYEISDSLHRYMETYMRTIVEHMPQDITANVKLYLFSVRLLAHLLTFKQPIQLIADAVRQEDTLFDYFIDNSGELEDMVNRIADDYNQAFPQTPVKIWEIKWQMIMFAHGAASLGPFMRETWVDETQDYQQCLLNHWGMFNQMMACRFHIPQEHILSPTKVADLVFDVPCEVSETPA encoded by the coding sequence ATGACTGAAAGAAAGCAAGGCCGCCGAAGCGCCCAAGATGCAGAAAAGACAAAATGTGCAATCATGAAAGTGGCAACAGCACTCTTTTGTGAGCTCGGCTATGAACGTGTGTCACTGCGAAACATCAGCGAAAAAGCCGGGGTTTCGCACAGTTTGATCAGGCACCACTTTGGTAGTAAAGAAAAAATCTGGTATGAAATCAGTGATAGTCTCCATCGCTATATGGAAACCTATATGCGTACTATCGTCGAACACATGCCACAAGACATCACCGCTAACGTTAAGCTATATTTATTCTCTGTCCGCCTACTCGCGCATCTGTTGACCTTTAAGCAACCTATCCAGCTGATCGCCGACGCGGTGCGTCAAGAAGACACGCTGTTCGACTATTTCATCGATAACTCAGGTGAATTAGAAGATATGGTCAACCGTATCGCTGATGACTATAACCAAGCCTTTCCTCAAACTCCGGTTAAGATCTGGGAAATCAAATGGCAGATGATCATGTTCGCCCATGGTGCCGCAAGCCTGGGGCCATTTATGCGTGAAACCTGGGTTGACGAAACGCAAGATTATCAGCAGTGTTTGCTCAATCACTGGGGCATGTTTAACCAAATGATGGCCTGCCGTTTTCACATCCCACAGGAACACATTCTTTCCCCAACCAAAGTCGCAGACTTGGTCTTTGACGTACCTTGCGAAGTGTCGGAAACGCCTGCTTAA
- a CDS encoding efflux RND transporter periplasmic adaptor subunit yields MIKSAFRMRPSAKLLIASAIGLTLVGCNKAISEVTTPVVTPVKLMEVPDVTQSQVDSFIAKIDATDRATLSFQVAGEIESLKVKMGSMVEKGDVLAILDPNDYQLALDARQAEYSLAKTAFNRADQLYSKKLISTDDFDQTETQYKAAKAAYEQAVTDLNYTRITAPFDGVVSITFAKEHQVIGANQPILNLIDNSVMDVVFTVPVTYTEQYGLDKFSASTLTVSMDSHRDVDIASQFKEISTQPDVDTNSYSASVTIQRPQELNLLPGMTGQVRLVNDEKKATIKIAPSAWISKHDTTGLLYRFNSENQTIQQIQVTLDEHGDVISGLEKGDLIVEAGVDKLASGQQVKAWIKEGGI; encoded by the coding sequence ATGATCAAATCTGCATTCAGAATGAGGCCATCAGCGAAGCTTTTGATCGCAAGTGCGATCGGGTTGACGCTGGTTGGCTGTAATAAAGCCATATCAGAAGTAACAACACCCGTTGTGACACCAGTAAAGTTGATGGAAGTGCCGGATGTAACCCAAAGCCAGGTCGATTCCTTTATTGCTAAAATCGATGCCACTGACCGAGCGACCCTCTCTTTTCAAGTCGCTGGAGAAATCGAGAGTCTTAAGGTAAAGATGGGAAGTATGGTCGAGAAAGGGGATGTGCTTGCTATTTTGGACCCTAACGATTATCAGCTTGCGTTGGATGCTCGTCAGGCCGAGTACAGCTTAGCTAAGACAGCATTTAATCGAGCAGATCAATTGTACTCAAAAAAGCTGATCAGTACGGATGATTTTGACCAGACAGAAACTCAGTATAAAGCGGCTAAAGCTGCCTATGAACAGGCTGTCACAGATTTAAACTATACCCGTATTACCGCTCCTTTTGATGGTGTTGTCTCCATTACCTTTGCCAAAGAACATCAAGTCATTGGTGCAAACCAACCGATCCTAAACCTTATCGATAACAGTGTCATGGACGTTGTTTTCACCGTACCTGTGACTTACACCGAGCAATATGGATTAGACAAGTTCAGCGCTTCGACACTCACCGTCTCTATGGACAGTCATCGCGATGTCGACATAGCTTCGCAGTTCAAAGAGATTTCAACGCAACCGGACGTTGATACCAACAGTTACAGCGCCAGCGTCACGATTCAACGACCACAAGAATTAAACCTATTACCTGGAATGACGGGCCAAGTTCGCTTGGTCAATGATGAGAAGAAAGCGACGATAAAAATTGCGCCTTCTGCGTGGATTTCAAAGCACGATACCACTGGACTTTTGTATCGATTTAATTCTGAAAATCAGACCATCCAACAAATTCAAGTAACGCTAGATGAACATGGTGACGTTATCTCCGGGTTGGAGAAAGGCGACCTTATTGTCGAAGCTGGCGTAGACAAATTGGCTTCTGGTCAACAGGTTAAAGCTTGGATCAAAGAGGGAGGGATCTGA
- a CDS encoding efflux RND transporter permease subunit yields the protein MSIAEYSIKNKVISWLFLVILAVGGYTSFMDLGRLEDPAFTIKDAMIISTYPGATSQEVEEELTYPLEKEIRKLPYIDKITSTSSNGMSQIMVSMEMEYGPDELPQIWDEMRRKINDLQPSLPSGVNSIEIIDDFGDVYGVMLMLTGDGYDYIELKRYADYLSRELELVDGVGKVTISGDQQEQLFVEVSLERLAALNLDMNTVVGLLSQQNSVQSAGDVMVNGQSLTIRPNGTMSSEQELEDLIIHGRDTGNLIRLKDVATVSRGIQDKPSNVLTYNGKPAINLAISFGSGVNVVEVGNAIQAELAELESIKPAGVEINYFYNQSTEVDNSVNDFIISLGQAVAIVIIVLLFAMGLRSGLIIGAVLLLTVFGTFILMKQYDVELHRISLGALIIALGMLVDNAIVVVEGILVGLKKGKTKLQASVDIVKQTQWPLLGATVIAITAFAPIGLSQDATGEFMGSLFWVLCFSLFLSWITALTLTPFLADLMLKENETNADGEDVDPYKGILFAVFGACLKLALRFRWLTVASMVGLLVVAVMGFGMVKQSFFPPSNTPMFYVDMWMPEGTDIRKTIEETKKVEQYIRAKDNVEFVTTTTGQGLQRFALTYQPEKSYQAYTQLQIRTTDREVMFSLLEELDKELSVQFNQPTFQFKLMEFGPSPASKIEARITGPDPKTLRSIATKVEDILLADPGARNIRHDWRERTKELVPQFNESKARRLGISKEDVSNTLQMAFGGTPIGLLRDGTHMLPIIARLPEEERVDFESLANVKIWSPSLQTYIPVDQVIDGVSLQWQEPLIQRRDRKRTLTVLADHDVLGNETAASLFARIQPKVQAMSLPEGYSISWGGEYESSKDAQEALFGSLPMGYMLMFIITMFLFNSLRKPLVIWLTVPLSIIGVSIGLLATDMPFSFTAFLGLLSLSGMILKNGIVLLDQINIELESGKEPYQAIFDSAISRVRPVSMAALTTILGMIPLVFDAFFGSMAITIMSGLGFATVLTLIVVPVLFAIFYRIKPSAAVSVH from the coding sequence GTGAGCATTGCGGAGTATTCAATAAAAAACAAAGTCATCAGTTGGCTATTTCTGGTCATTTTGGCGGTGGGTGGCTACACGTCATTTATGGATCTTGGTCGCTTGGAAGACCCAGCATTCACCATCAAAGATGCGATGATCATCTCGACGTATCCGGGGGCAACCTCACAGGAAGTGGAGGAAGAGTTAACCTACCCGCTTGAGAAAGAAATTCGAAAATTGCCTTATATCGACAAGATCACCTCCACGTCTTCCAATGGCATGTCACAGATTATGGTCAGCATGGAAATGGAATACGGCCCGGACGAATTGCCACAAATCTGGGATGAAATGCGCCGTAAAATCAATGATCTTCAACCATCGTTGCCAAGTGGGGTGAATTCTATCGAGATCATTGACGATTTTGGTGACGTATATGGCGTTATGTTGATGCTAACGGGAGATGGCTACGACTATATCGAGCTAAAACGTTATGCTGATTATTTGAGCCGTGAGCTGGAATTAGTTGATGGTGTTGGCAAGGTAACCATCTCAGGTGATCAGCAGGAACAATTGTTCGTCGAAGTGTCGCTGGAAAGACTCGCTGCTCTTAATTTGGATATGAACACCGTGGTTGGCCTACTGAGTCAGCAAAACAGTGTACAGTCCGCTGGTGATGTGATGGTGAATGGCCAGTCACTAACTATTCGACCAAACGGAACTATGAGCTCGGAACAGGAGTTGGAAGACCTCATTATCCACGGCCGTGATACGGGTAACCTGATTCGTTTGAAAGACGTGGCTACAGTGTCACGAGGTATTCAAGACAAACCTTCTAACGTACTGACATACAACGGTAAACCAGCAATCAATCTAGCGATCTCTTTTGGATCTGGTGTCAATGTTGTCGAGGTAGGGAACGCGATTCAGGCCGAACTGGCGGAATTGGAGAGCATTAAGCCAGCAGGGGTAGAAATCAATTACTTCTACAATCAGTCCACAGAAGTTGACAATTCAGTCAATGATTTCATTATCAGCCTAGGTCAGGCCGTTGCGATCGTTATCATCGTTTTGCTTTTCGCCATGGGATTACGCAGTGGCCTGATCATTGGTGCTGTGCTTTTACTGACGGTATTCGGTACGTTCATTTTAATGAAACAGTATGATGTAGAATTACACCGTATTTCCCTAGGTGCGCTGATAATCGCCTTGGGTATGCTGGTGGATAATGCCATTGTTGTTGTGGAAGGCATATTGGTCGGGCTGAAGAAAGGCAAGACTAAGCTTCAAGCCTCTGTTGATATTGTTAAGCAGACTCAATGGCCGTTACTTGGTGCCACAGTCATCGCTATTACCGCATTTGCCCCCATTGGTCTTTCGCAAGATGCGACCGGTGAGTTTATGGGGTCTTTGTTCTGGGTGTTATGTTTCTCACTGTTCCTAAGCTGGATCACGGCTCTCACGCTGACCCCTTTTCTTGCGGACTTAATGCTTAAGGAAAATGAAACGAACGCTGACGGTGAAGACGTTGATCCTTACAAAGGTATCTTGTTTGCTGTGTTTGGCGCATGCTTAAAGTTGGCGCTTCGTTTCCGTTGGTTAACCGTTGCTAGCATGGTTGGACTGCTAGTCGTTGCCGTGATGGGCTTTGGCATGGTCAAGCAGTCATTCTTCCCACCTTCAAATACCCCCATGTTTTACGTAGATATGTGGATGCCAGAAGGCACGGACATTCGTAAAACAATCGAAGAAACGAAGAAGGTCGAACAGTACATTCGTGCTAAAGATAATGTTGAATTTGTAACCACTACAACAGGCCAAGGCTTGCAGCGATTCGCACTGACTTATCAGCCAGAGAAAAGTTATCAAGCCTATACTCAGCTGCAGATCAGGACAACAGATCGAGAAGTGATGTTCTCACTTCTGGAGGAGCTTGATAAAGAACTTTCAGTTCAGTTCAATCAGCCCACATTCCAGTTCAAGTTGATGGAGTTTGGTCCGTCACCAGCCTCTAAGATTGAAGCTCGAATCACAGGTCCTGACCCTAAGACTCTACGCTCGATTGCGACTAAGGTTGAAGACATTTTATTAGCCGATCCTGGCGCTCGAAATATTCGTCACGACTGGCGTGAACGTACCAAGGAGTTAGTACCTCAGTTTAATGAATCAAAAGCTCGTCGTTTAGGCATCTCAAAAGAGGATGTATCCAATACTTTGCAAATGGCATTTGGTGGAACGCCAATTGGTCTATTGCGTGATGGAACGCATATGCTGCCGATTATCGCTCGTTTGCCAGAAGAAGAACGCGTTGATTTCGAATCCTTGGCCAATGTGAAGATTTGGAGCCCATCGCTGCAGACATATATCCCAGTGGATCAAGTGATTGATGGTGTAAGCCTTCAATGGCAAGAACCACTGATTCAGCGTCGTGATCGTAAACGTACTCTAACTGTATTGGCTGACCATGATGTACTGGGTAATGAAACTGCAGCAAGTTTATTTGCTCGTATTCAGCCTAAAGTACAGGCAATGAGCTTACCTGAAGGATACAGCATCAGCTGGGGTGGCGAATATGAGTCTTCTAAAGATGCTCAAGAAGCCTTGTTTGGTTCATTGCCCATGGGTTACATGCTGATGTTTATTATCACCATGTTCTTATTTAACTCACTGCGTAAACCGCTGGTTATTTGGTTGACCGTCCCACTGTCAATCATTGGTGTTTCTATAGGATTGTTGGCGACCGACATGCCCTTTAGTTTTACGGCATTCCTTGGCTTGCTGAGCCTAAGTGGTATGATTCTCAAGAATGGTATCGTTTTATTGGACCAAATAAATATTGAGTTGGAATCGGGTAAAGAGCCTTATCAAGCGATATTTGACAGCGCGATATCTCGTGTACGCCCGGTAAGTATGGCCGCATTGACAACGATACTAGGAATGATTCCACTTGTGTTCGATGCTTTCTTTGGCTCGATGGCTATAACAATCATGTCTGGTTTGGGGTTTGCGACGGTATTAACACTGATCGTCGTCCCGGTATTATTTGCCATTTTCTACCGAATTAAACCATCCGCTGCCGTATCAGTTCACTGA
- a CDS encoding acetyl-CoA C-acetyltransferase gives MEKVYIVAAKRTPIGAFGGTLKDISAGNLGSIAIKAALEQGNVAPELVDEVIVGNVVGAGQGMGIGRQAAIYAGIPESVPAYTLNMVCGSGMKTVMDAVSHIRSGDASVVVAAGVEVMSQIPFTVSSNIRDGHKMGNMNLTDLLINDGLTDVFNQYHMGKTAENVAREVGISREQQDEYALASQMKAVAAIEAGKFVDEIVAVDVKKRKETIVFDTDEYPKANATLSGLEKLRPAFEKEGTVTAGNASGINDGASAIIVASETAVKKHGLQPIAEIASYAQSGLNPEIMGLGPVDAVTRALSNADITTGDISVYELNEAFAAQALGVIHKLAQEHDVSVSSILDKANVNGGAIALGHPLGASGNRILVSLVHELNRSNGTYGVASLCVGGGMGTAVVIKSIA, from the coding sequence ATGGAAAAAGTTTATATTGTCGCAGCGAAGCGCACGCCAATTGGCGCATTTGGCGGAACGTTAAAAGATATCTCGGCAGGAAACCTTGGCTCAATTGCGATCAAAGCGGCATTGGAGCAAGGCAATGTTGCTCCTGAACTCGTTGACGAAGTTATCGTTGGTAACGTTGTCGGCGCGGGACAAGGCATGGGTATTGGCCGTCAGGCAGCTATTTATGCCGGTATTCCCGAATCGGTACCTGCATACACTCTCAACATGGTGTGTGGTAGTGGAATGAAAACGGTTATGGACGCCGTCAGCCATATTCGCTCTGGTGATGCTTCCGTCGTCGTTGCAGCCGGTGTTGAGGTGATGTCGCAGATTCCTTTCACTGTTTCTAGCAACATTCGTGATGGCCACAAAATGGGCAACATGAATCTGACTGATCTGCTCATCAATGATGGATTGACTGATGTTTTTAATCAATATCATATGGGCAAAACGGCAGAAAACGTTGCTCGTGAAGTCGGCATCAGCCGTGAGCAGCAGGACGAATACGCACTTGCCAGTCAAATGAAAGCCGTTGCGGCGATTGAGGCAGGTAAGTTTGTTGATGAAATTGTTGCTGTTGACGTGAAAAAACGTAAAGAAACGATTGTGTTTGATACGGATGAATACCCAAAAGCGAATGCAACTTTGAGTGGTCTAGAAAAGCTTCGTCCGGCTTTCGAAAAAGAAGGCACTGTCACCGCTGGTAATGCGTCGGGTATTAACGATGGTGCAAGTGCCATCATAGTCGCAAGCGAAACTGCGGTTAAAAAGCATGGTTTGCAGCCTATTGCTGAGATTGCAAGTTACGCACAATCTGGTCTAAACCCAGAAATCATGGGATTGGGTCCGGTAGACGCTGTGACTAGAGCATTGAGCAACGCCGACATCACAACCGGTGATATCAGTGTTTATGAACTGAATGAAGCGTTTGCTGCGCAAGCACTTGGTGTCATCCACAAGCTAGCGCAAGAACACGATGTATCCGTATCTTCAATATTAGACAAAGCTAACGTCAATGGTGGTGCAATTGCTCTTGGTCACCCTCTAGGTGCATCAGGCAACCGTATTTTGGTTTCCCTAGTTCACGAACTTAACAGAAGTAACGGTACTTATGGTGTCGCTTCCTTATGTGTTGGTGGCGGTATGGGAACCGCAGTCGTTATTAAATCTATCGCTTAA
- a CDS encoding phasin family protein: MYTDFFKSFTDQTEKSLEPYVKFNKLVTKNVEVMTELQLNAIRTYSEMGLTQMKAASEIKDVTSLTAFNSQQLSVLTKLSQQMMDDSNKLQSIAKEFKDDVDQLTTENLKTVTPA; encoded by the coding sequence ATGTACACTGATTTTTTCAAATCTTTCACAGACCAAACTGAAAAGAGCCTAGAACCGTATGTAAAGTTCAACAAACTTGTGACTAAGAATGTCGAAGTCATGACTGAACTTCAACTGAATGCTATTCGCACCTACAGCGAAATGGGCCTGACTCAAATGAAAGCGGCCAGTGAAATCAAAGACGTCACTTCTCTAACCGCATTCAACAGCCAGCAGCTTTCAGTTCTAACTAAGCTTTCTCAACAAATGATGGACGACAGCAACAAGCTTCAGTCTATTGCTAAAGAGTTCAAAGATGACGTTGATCAGCTAACAACGGAAAACCTTAAGACAGTGACGCCCGCATAA
- the phaC gene encoding class I poly(R)-hydroxyalkanoic acid synthase: protein MYQHFFSDYLVKLQETNQKWWEDLELSRAAVNSPLNKAMQEVNFEDTTKLFESVANQPAAMLKIQAEWWQQQLQIWQNVALAQNSESIVEAEKGDKRFSNEEWQNDVFYNFIKQSYLLFSKTYLQTIDSIEGLDEKAKERISFFSRQAINAMSPSNFIATNPELLKLTLEQNGENLLAGLEQLKEDVESSADILKIRMTNNNAFRLGDDVANTAGEVVYRNELFELIQYRPMTEKVHATPLLIVPPFVNKYYILDLRQKNSMVRWLLEQGHSVFMMSWRNPGKAQSQIEFGDYVTEGVAKAVSAIEDITGQEQINAAGYCIGGTVLASTIAYYAAKRMKKRIKSATFFTTLLDFSQPGEVGAYINDTIISAIEAQNNAKGYMDGRSLSVTFSLLRENSLYWNYYVDNYLKGQSPVDFDLLYWNSDSTNVSSSCHNFMLRELYLNNKLVQDKGVKIGGVWIDLNKIKVPSYFVSTKEDHIALWQGTYRGALNVGGNKTFVLGESGHIAGIVNHPSKNKYGFWTNDSLDESADEWLSNATHTEGSWWTHWHQWLLGFSPEEQVEPFSTGNEQFPVLEPAPGSYVKQVLPVKEEVTS, encoded by the coding sequence ATGTATCAACACTTCTTTTCGGACTACCTTGTGAAGCTCCAGGAAACCAATCAAAAATGGTGGGAAGATCTAGAACTAAGCAGGGCAGCCGTCAATTCCCCTCTGAACAAAGCAATGCAAGAAGTGAATTTCGAAGATACGACTAAGCTCTTCGAAAGTGTTGCGAACCAACCAGCTGCAATGTTGAAAATCCAAGCTGAATGGTGGCAACAGCAGTTGCAAATTTGGCAAAACGTCGCTCTTGCGCAAAACAGTGAATCCATTGTTGAAGCGGAAAAGGGCGATAAGCGATTCTCGAACGAAGAATGGCAAAATGATGTGTTTTACAACTTCATCAAGCAGTCATACTTACTCTTCAGCAAAACATACCTACAGACAATCGATAGTATTGAAGGCCTCGATGAGAAAGCAAAAGAGCGCATCAGTTTCTTCTCTCGTCAGGCCATTAACGCTATGTCTCCAAGTAACTTCATCGCAACTAACCCAGAGTTGTTGAAGCTGACTCTAGAGCAAAATGGCGAAAATCTGCTGGCAGGTTTAGAACAACTGAAGGAAGATGTTGAATCGAGCGCAGATATTCTTAAGATCCGCATGACCAATAATAACGCTTTTCGCTTGGGCGACGATGTTGCGAATACGGCAGGTGAAGTGGTGTATCGCAACGAACTGTTTGAGCTAATTCAATATCGTCCAATGACTGAAAAAGTTCATGCGACGCCGTTATTGATCGTGCCGCCATTCGTAAACAAATACTATATTCTGGATTTGCGTCAGAAGAATTCTATGGTTCGCTGGTTGCTTGAACAAGGACACTCGGTATTTATGATGTCTTGGCGCAACCCGGGCAAAGCGCAAAGTCAGATAGAATTTGGTGACTATGTGACTGAAGGTGTGGCGAAAGCAGTATCAGCAATAGAGGACATCACAGGTCAGGAACAAATCAATGCCGCGGGTTACTGTATTGGTGGTACGGTTCTGGCTAGTACGATTGCTTACTATGCGGCTAAGCGTATGAAGAAGCGTATTAAGAGCGCGACCTTCTTCACCACCTTGTTAGATTTCTCGCAACCTGGTGAAGTTGGTGCCTACATTAATGACACCATTATCAGTGCCATTGAAGCGCAAAACAATGCCAAAGGCTATATGGACGGCCGTTCATTAAGCGTGACCTTCAGTTTACTGCGTGAGAACAGTCTTTACTGGAACTACTACGTAGATAACTATCTCAAGGGCCAAAGCCCAGTAGACTTCGATCTTCTGTATTGGAACAGCGACAGCACTAATGTTAGCTCCAGTTGTCATAACTTTATGCTTCGTGAACTGTATCTAAACAACAAACTGGTACAGGACAAAGGTGTCAAAATTGGCGGCGTTTGGATTGATCTGAATAAAATAAAGGTCCCAAGTTACTTTGTTTCAACCAAAGAAGACCACATTGCTTTATGGCAGGGGACGTATCGTGGTGCACTGAATGTGGGTGGCAACAAAACGTTTGTTTTGGGTGAGTCAGGACACATTGCTGGTATTGTTAACCATCCATCGAAAAACAAGTACGGTTTCTGGACCAACGATAGTTTGGATGAGAGTGCAGACGAATGGTTGAGTAATGCCACTCACACAGAAGGTTCTTGGTGGACACATTGGCATCAGTGGTTGCTGGGCTTTAGCCCTGAAGAGCAAGTTGAGCCGTTCAGCACAGGCAATGAACAGTTCCCTGTACTGGAACCTGCACCAGGTAGCTATGTCAAGCAAGTGCTGCCCGTTAAAGAAGAAGTCACTAGCTAG
- a CDS encoding MFS transporter, giving the protein MNKNVWILSLCQALLMTGNILLISVIGLVGQQIAPSESMITLPVALQFLGLMVATIPASLIMGKFGRRKGFSLGNLVGIAGATVATYALYSEQFYLFCVGTFLLGIGIGFGTLYRFAAIEVCEENARHRAISISMAGGVLAAILGPNLAVYSQHMTGDSLYVGAFMSLIVLNIMALCLLQTIQFPAHHTGASADNAEPLLDIIKAPNFMLAVFAAMVAYAVMNILMTATPIAMIGCGFDFERAAGVIEWHVLGMFVPAFFTGKLIEKFGARQIILTGGILFVLCIAINIHGQSIWHFSFALVLLGVGWNFMFIAATGLFSQSYAMHNKSKAQAFNEFFVFSCVTITALLSGWLEATVGWQSLNVYVLPFVLAVIALFSINVVRGKRVTV; this is encoded by the coding sequence GTGAATAAGAATGTTTGGATTTTGTCGTTGTGTCAGGCATTACTGATGACAGGCAATATCCTACTTATCTCTGTGATTGGGCTGGTGGGACAACAAATTGCACCCAGTGAAAGTATGATCACCTTGCCCGTCGCGTTGCAATTCTTAGGGCTAATGGTGGCTACTATCCCTGCCTCTTTGATTATGGGCAAGTTTGGCCGGCGTAAAGGTTTTAGTCTTGGTAACTTGGTCGGCATTGCTGGTGCTACCGTCGCGACTTATGCCTTGTATAGTGAGCAATTTTATCTTTTTTGTGTTGGGACCTTCTTACTCGGTATTGGTATTGGTTTTGGTACATTGTACCGTTTTGCCGCCATTGAAGTGTGTGAAGAAAACGCACGACATCGTGCTATTTCTATATCCATGGCTGGTGGTGTGTTGGCGGCTATCCTTGGGCCTAACTTAGCCGTGTACTCACAACACATGACAGGAGATTCGCTTTACGTCGGTGCTTTCATGTCATTGATCGTACTCAATATTATGGCATTGTGCTTACTGCAAACTATTCAGTTTCCGGCTCATCATACAGGAGCCTCTGCGGATAACGCTGAACCACTGCTTGATATTATCAAAGCACCTAATTTTATGTTGGCGGTGTTTGCAGCCATGGTGGCTTATGCAGTGATGAACATTCTTATGACAGCCACGCCAATTGCGATGATAGGTTGTGGCTTCGACTTCGAGAGGGCGGCTGGGGTTATCGAATGGCACGTGCTTGGGATGTTTGTACCTGCATTTTTTACTGGCAAATTGATTGAAAAGTTTGGTGCGAGGCAGATAATTCTCACCGGTGGGATCCTATTTGTGCTTTGCATTGCGATCAATATCCACGGCCAGTCTATTTGGCATTTTTCGTTTGCTCTGGTTCTACTTGGTGTAGGCTGGAACTTTATGTTTATTGCCGCGACTGGACTGTTCAGCCAATCGTATGCCATGCACAACAAATCGAAAGCTCAGGCCTTTAATGAATTTTTTGTCTTTAGCTGCGTAACCATCACTGCGTTGTTATCGGGTTGGCTTGAAGCAACGGTAGGGTGGCAGAGCTTAAATGTTTACGTGTTGCCCTTTGTGCTTGCTGTTATTGCTTTGTTTAGTATTAACGTTGTCAGGGGAAAACGTGTCACGGTTTAG
- a CDS encoding SGNH/GDSL hydrolase family protein, with the protein MKKTLILAGCMFTTPAFADDLPITPETVSVRYASEVQNQQTYTYVRCWYRPAQNHDDPSTEWEWARDDNGDYFTIDGYWWSSVSFKNMFYTNTPQTEIENRCKETLGVNHDSADLLYYASDNRFSYNHSIWTNDNAVNNKINRIVAFGDSLSDTGNLYNGSQWVFPNRNSWFLGHFSNGLVWTEYLAQNKNVPLYNWAVGGAAGTNQYVALTGIYDQVTSYLTYMKMAKNYNPNNSLMTLEFGLNDFMNYGREVADVKADLSSALIRLTESGASNILLFTLPDATKAPQFKYSTQEEIETVRAKILEFNTFIAEQATLYQDKGLNVALYDAHSIFDQLTSNPKQHGFENSTDACLNINRSSSVDYLYSHELTNDCAYHSSDKYVFWGVTHPTTATHKYIADQIIQTKLDQFNF; encoded by the coding sequence ATGAAGAAGACATTAATTTTGGCTGGCTGTATGTTTACAACGCCAGCTTTCGCAGATGACCTACCAATCACTCCTGAAACCGTAAGCGTGCGCTACGCGTCTGAAGTGCAAAACCAACAGACATACACTTATGTTCGCTGCTGGTATCGTCCAGCGCAGAACCATGACGACCCTTCCACTGAGTGGGAATGGGCTCGTGACGACAATGGCGATTACTTCACTATCGATGGGTATTGGTGGTCGTCGGTCTCCTTCAAAAATATGTTCTATACCAATACCCCGCAAACTGAGATTGAAAACCGCTGTAAAGAAACACTAGGGGTTAATCATGATAGTGCCGATCTTCTTTACTATGCATCAGACAATCGTTTCTCCTACAACCATAGTATTTGGACAAACGACAACGCAGTAAACAACAAAATCAATCGTATTGTCGCCTTCGGTGATAGCCTGTCTGACACCGGTAATCTGTACAATGGATCCCAATGGGTATTCCCCAACCGTAATTCTTGGTTTCTCGGTCACTTTTCAAACGGTTTGGTATGGACTGAATACTTAGCGCAAAACAAAAACGTACCGCTGTACAACTGGGCGGTCGGTGGCGCTGCCGGCACCAACCAATACGTCGCATTGACAGGCATTTATGACCAAGTGACGTCTTATCTTACGTACATGAAGATGGCAAAGAACTACAACCCAAACAACAGTTTGATGACGCTGGAATTTGGCCTAAATGATTTCATGAATTACGGCCGAGAAGTGGCGGACGTGAAAGCTGACTTAAGTAGCGCATTGATTCGCCTGACCGAATCAGGCGCAAGCAACATTCTGCTCTTCACTTTACCGGACGCAACAAAGGCACCGCAGTTTAAATATTCGACTCAGGAGGAAATTGAGACCGTTCGAGCTAAGATTCTTGAGTTCAACACTTTTATTGCAGAACAAGCGACACTCTATCAGGATAAAGGACTGAATGTGGCTCTTTACGATGCTCATAGCATCTTTGATCAGCTGACATCTAATCCTAAGCAGCACGGTTTTGAGAACTCAACAGATGCCTGTCTGAACATCAACCGCAGCTCCTCTGTCGACTACCTCTACAGTCATGAGCTTACTAACGATTGTGCGTATCATAGCTCTGACAAATATGTGTTCTGGGGAGTCACTCACCCAACCACAGCAACACATAAATACATTGCCGACCAAATCATTCAGACCAAGCTAGACCAGTTCAATTTCTAA